GCAGGTCGACGACGCCCGCGAGGTCGTCGACGTTATGCTCGGTGATCGTGTACCGCAGTCCGGTCTTGAGACCGACGTCGAGGCAGGCCTCGATGCCGCGGACCGCGGCGTCGAACGCGCCCTCCTCGCCGCGGATCCGGTCGTTGCGCTCGGGGAGGCCGTCGACCGAGACGCCGGCGTACTTGAGCCCCGCCTCCTTCAGTTCGCGGGCGCGCTCGCGGGTGAGGAGGGTGCCGTTCGTCGAGAGCACCGGACGGATCCCGCTGTCGTCGGCGTATTCGATCAGTTCGGGGAGGTCCTCGCGGACGAGGGGCTCGCCGCCGGAGAACAGGATGACCGGGACGCCGAACGCCGCGAGGTCGTCGATGAGCGCCTTCCCCTCCGCGGTCGACAGCTCGTTCGGGGCGCCCTCGGTGTCGGCGCCCGCGTAGCAGTGCTCGCAGTAGAGGTTACAGCGCTTCGTGGTGTTCCAGACGACGACCGGACGCCGCTGTTTCTCCTCCGTGATCTGCGGCTTCTTCGAGCCGTCGGCCGCGTCGTAGCGGAGGCCGTCGCTCTCGGCGTCGAGTCCGCACAGCAGCTTGCTGACGGAGATCATCGCGACCCCTCCGCGTCCTCGGCCGCGTCGGCCGCCGGCGCCCCGCCGCCGGAGGCGGTCGGCGTCCCCTCGGTCTCCTCGTAGACGCGCGGCTCGTCGGCGTCGGCGGACGCCTCCGGGTCCCCTGACGCCCCGCCCCCGTCGTCCGCGAGCGACTCCGCGGAGTACCGGGACACCTCCGCGGCCGGACACACCCACACGTCGCGGGCGTACCACGCGAAGAGCTTGCTCGCCTCCTCGTGGGCGACGCCCGGCGTCGGCGCGGCGACCGTGCCGACGTGGCGGAGCGGGTCCGACTCCTCCTCGCGGACGAACACCTCGAACCGGCGGCCGTCGGCCGACCGAGGCCCGTTCGCGTCCTCGCTTCGGTCCGTCTTCTCGACCATACCCCCCGTACGGACGGTCCCCCGAACGGGGTTTCGCGCGTTCTCACGGCCGCGAAATTCGCCCGAACCTGTTCGGGCGAGACGGAGAGACGAGGGCGGAGCGGCGGCTGATCGGGGCGAAGCCGAGAGAAGTGCGAGGGCCGCGACCGCCGCGGTCCCGCGTGAGAGCGGTCCACTACCGCAGCGAGCGAGGACCGATCAGATGACGCGGTTCTGCAGGTAATCGAGGTGTTTCGCGTTGTAGACGATCTTGACCTCGTCGGTGGCCGGGCTGCCGATACAGGTGAGCCGGACGTTCTTCTCCTCGACCTCCTCGTCGGAGAGGATCTGCTGCATGTCCATGTCGATGTCGCCTTTCTTGACGATGGACGCGCAGTTCGCGCACGCGCCGGCGCGGCACGAGAAGGGCCAGTCGTAGCCCTGCGCCTCGGCGGATTCGAGGATGTACTCGCCCTGGTTGACTTCGAGGGTACCGTAGTCCTCGTCGTCGAGGTCGGCGTCGGCGGCCTCCTGGAAGAGGTCGTCGTCGTCCATCGACCAACCGTGGTCGT
The sequence above is a segment of the Halorubrum sp. 2020YC2 genome. Coding sequences within it:
- the fer gene encoding ferredoxin Fer, with the translated sequence MPTVEYLNYEVLDDHGWSMDDDDLFQEAADADLDDEDYGTLEVNQGEYILESAEAQGYDWPFSCRAGACANCASIVKKGDIDMDMQQILSDEEVEEKNVRLTCIGSPATDEVKIVYNAKHLDYLQNRVI
- a CDS encoding Htur_1727 family rSAM-partnered candidate RiPP is translated as MVEKTDRSEDANGPRSADGRRFEVFVREEESDPLRHVGTVAAPTPGVAHEEASKLFAWYARDVWVCPAAEVSRYSAESLADDGGGASGDPEASADADEPRVYEETEGTPTASGGGAPAADAAEDAEGSR